From the genome of Spinacia oleracea cultivar Varoflay chromosome 2, BTI_SOV_V1, whole genome shotgun sequence, one region includes:
- the LOC110791351 gene encoding protein S40-6, with the protein METNGVNYHRHRKTTSSDRFLAAFSLTNASSADHSGDELTEADLFWTGGGGLTDSSDSIHSSISPESRRTLAFRCSVKSGILAALPDDCGNRLAPPPPPTPFRTIPKTPQRIITGDLAQSVPCRKFQHSAPMNVPSMMRKPKKFRQLDGFSEERENEEEEEMLPPHEIVAMKLKSTSSVLEGVGRTLKGRDLRQVRNAVWRQTGFMD; encoded by the coding sequence ATGGAGACTAACGGCGTTAATTACCACCGTCACCGGAAAACCACTTCCTCCGATCGCTTCTTAGCCGCATTCTCTCTCACCAACGCTTCCTCCGCCGACCATTCCGGCGATGAGCTGACCGAGGCGGACCTCTTCTGGACCGGAGGAGGCGGACTCACCGACTCGTCCGATTCAATTCATTCCTCTATCTCACCGGAATCTCGCCGTACCTTAGCGTTTCGCTGTTCCGTGAAATCAGGCATCCTTGCCGCCCTGCCTGACGACTGCGGAAACCGCCTCGCCCCTCCGCCGCCGCCGACTCCGTTCCGCACGATCCCTAAGACTCCTCAACGAATTATCACCGGTGATTTGGCTCAATCCGTTCCATGCAGAAAGTTCCAGCACTCTGCTCCGATGAATGTGCCGTCGATGATGCGGAAACCGAAGAAATTCCGTCAATTGGACGGATTttccgaggagagagaaaatgaggaagaagaggagatgCTCCCGCCGCACGAGATCGTCGCGATGAAGCTGAAATCGACGTCGTCGGTGCTAGAAGGCGTGGGAAGGACGCTGAAAGGGAGAGATCTGAGGCAAGTCCGTAACGCCGTGTGGCGCCAAACTGGTTTTATGGACTAA